The Desulfonatronum sp. SC1 DNA window CGTTGCGGCTCCTGGACCTGGATCGCTTGGCCGCCATGGGCGTTCAGCGCATCCATTTCGGCGTCCCGGTTTCGGACGCCCACATTGAGCACCGCCTCGGCACTGATCGGGATGGCCTTTTGCTTCGGCTTCAAAACATCTTGCGCCGGGCGTCGGAGCTGGGGATGGCGTTTGTCGGGATCGGGCTGGAGGATGTGTCCCGTGCGAACAAAGATTTCGCCCTGCGAGTCGTTCGGGTAGTGGAGGAATGCGGAGGCGGACGGATCCGCCTTTCAGACACCGTGGGTCTGCTCACACCGCTGGAAACCGCGGAACTTGTGCGCTGGTTCACGGATCGGACCGAGCTTGCCGTGGGATTTCACGGCCATGACGACTTCGGCATGGCCACGGCCAACGCCATCACCGCCCTGGCTTCGGGAGCCGAAAGCGTGGATGTGTCCGTGCTGGGAATCGGGGAACGGGCCGGGATCGCGGCCCTGGAAGAGGTCGCCGGTCACCTGAACCTCAGGCGAGGAGCCGGCTATGATTTGAAGCAGTGCATCCGCCTGGCCCGTATGGTCGCCGAGGCGGCCCAGGTGCCCCTGGCCCGGAACAAGGCCCTGGTCGGGGAGGATCTGTTCGCCTGCGAAACCGGGTTGCACCTGCAAGGGTTGTCGAAAGACCAAAGCCTGTTCGAACCCTATGCCCCGGAAAAAATCGGCGCAAGCAGAAAGCAGGGTCTGGGCGACAAAATCGGAAAGTCAGCCGTCCGCCACGCCGCTCACCTTGAGGGCTTCACCTTGCCCGATGACAAGATAAATAATCTGATCCGGCGTATCCGCTTACTTTCTCGTAAGTTGGCTCGGCCGTTGCGTGAAGCGGAATTTCACGTGTTGGTCTCGGGATCAGCGGAGGATCACCATCCATTGACGTGGACACGATCCTTCCTGAATCGATCTTGATGCGTGAACTCCTGAGCGGGCCAGCCCAGGGGGACGATGGCGTGGGGTTCCACTCCGCTGGGCAGACCCAGAATCCGGCGCACGGCGTCCATCCGCTCCTGGATCGGAGCTACCCCGGTCCAGACCGAGCCCAGCCCCAAGCCCCTGGCGGCCAGGAGCAGGTTCTGGACCGCCGCGGCCAAATCCTGGACCCAGTAGCCGGGATATTTTTCCAAGCCGAGTTCCGCGCAGACCACGACGCCCACTGGAGCCTGACGAAGCATGCCCACATAGGGATGAATCCGAGACAGCACGTCCTTCAAGCCCGGGTCCGTGACCACCACGAAATGCCAGGGCTGGGCGTTGCCCGCGCTGGGGGCGGTCATGGCCGCGGCCAGCATCTTTTCCAAATCCGCCTCGCAGATTGGCTTGTCCGGGTCAAACTTGCGGATGCTGCGTCGGGTATGCATTGTTTCAAAGACGTCCATACCTTGTTCCCTCCTTAAATTGTCAAGGTGCGTCCGTTCGGATACACTCCGCGAGCCCCTCAGGGAGTTGGCTGGTCTCGATTCACCGTTTTCATCACCCGTGCTTTTTCTGCCGTGAATGGGCAGCAGTAGGCAGTCAAGATCGTGGGACAGGCATCCTGCCTGTCCCACGATTCACAAACGGCAATTCAGAAACAGCCAGACCCCTAAACGGCTTCAGCACTGCTCTTGTTCCTGTTTGTCGCGTTCTTCCATCGGCGGTACCAGGACCTTGATCGGTTCGTGCACACCGCTGATCCCGGCATAGGTACGCAAGCGGGTGATCAGCACCGGAGTGACCTCCTGACCCTGGGCTACCAGCAGCATGCCCTTTTGGCTTTGAACGTCCTCTGCCAGGAGCATCCCGCTTTCCAACTGGTCCACCCGGACCTCCCGCAGTTCATACACGGTCTTGCGGCTGAGCACCTTTTCCAGAGCGTCCAGCACCTGAGGATCGTACCATCCTTCCCGGCCGCGCAGAATGTTCAAGGCCTTTTCCGCGGACTTGCCGGAGTTTTCCAATTGGTCGAAGTCCACCAGGATTTTCAGGATGCGTCCGCCAAGGGGAATGTCCGACCCGGTTTTCCCGCCAATGGGCGCTCCCTCCCCGTCATAGTGTTTTTCTTGATAAAGGATGATTTCCCGAACATTTTCCAGCCGGGGAATATGGCTCAACAGATCCGCGGCGATGGCCGGATGCATGTCATAGACCTGCTGCATCTCGCCATCCAGGGTCTGTCCTTGAATGATGCGCTGAATAGCCATGGAGGGCAGGAGCATGCAGCCGATCTGGGAGAGCAAGGCCGCGTTCTCCATCTCCCAGGTCTTGGTCACGCCCTGATACAGGGCGATCTGGCGGACCAGGCGATGGATCCGATTGGACCGGCCAAAGGCGTCCGGGTTCACCAGGGCCAGCAATTCGGTGAGCACCTTGATGCTCCCGCTGAGGGTCTGCTCCAGGAGTTGTTTTTCCGCGGTCACCAGCCGATATTGGCGCAGAGCGTCCTCCAAAACCCGCTTCATGTGCTGGGCTGAACACGGCTTGGTCAGAAATCGAAAAACACTGCCCTCGTTCACCGCCGCGATGGAAGATTGAACGTCCGCGTAGCCGGTGAGCATGATCCGCACCGTGTCCGGGCTGATCTCCTTGAGCCGGGCCAAAAACTGCACCCCGTCCACTCCGGGCATGCGCATGTCCGAGACCACCACGGCGAAAGGCCCCTTTCGGGCGATGACCCCGGCCGCTTCTCGGGCGCTGGTGGCGGTTTCCAAGGCGTAGTCCTTGCGGAAATTTCGACGAAAGGCGTCCAGGATGTTCTGGTCGTCATCTACGAACAAAATCTTCTCACGCATGGTACATGTATCGCTCATGAACGCCATCCTTTTTCTATCCGTTTCCACATGCTCTTGAATTGTGGTTGATGTTTCGCTTTGTCATTTCACAACAACTCCAACCCATTGAGCAATTGGTCGTCCCTCAACGTGATGGTCTTGCGCTCCGGATTCATGCGCTCGCCCCTTGATCATGCTCCTCCACGGCGGAGGCCATGGGCAATCGAATGATGAAGGTCGTCCCCCGGCCCACTTCGGAATCCGCGGCAATGGTCCCGCCATGGCGTTTGACCACGGCGTTGCGGGCGATGACCAGCCCCTGGCCGGTACCCTTGCCCACTTCCTTCGTCGTGAAGAACGGATCGAACAGCCTAGGCTTGATCTCGTCCGGAATTCCGGGTCCGTTGTCCGTGAACCGGATTTCCATCCACTCCCCGTCGCGCCGGGTGGAGACGGCGATCAAGCCCTTCTCCTGAGCGCTTTCGCCGTAAGCCTCGGCAATGGCCTGGGCCGCGTTGGTGATGATGTTCAAAAAGGCCTGGTTCAGTTCGCTCGGATAGCAAGAAATCATGGGTAGCTCCGGATCCAGATCCATGTGCATCTCGGCCACGTACTTCCATTCATTCCGGGATACCGTGGCCGTGTCCTTGAGGGCCTTGTTGATGTCCGCCAGGACCATGGTTTTCTCTCCCGGATGCGCGAAGGACTTCATGGACCGGACAATGTGCGCCACCCGCTCCAGTCCGTCCAGGGACTGGTCAATGGCCTGGGGAATCTCCTCCAGCAGGTACGCCACCTCGTTTTTCTCGTACCGGCCGAGCAGTTCGGCGATCCGGGCCGGGCTCGGAGCGACGGCTTCGGCATCCCGGAGCATTGCGTGACAGTCTTGAATCACGTCTCGCAAATCCTGAAAGGCGTTTTTCAGAAAAAGGACGTTGTCGCTGATAAACTGAATGGGGGTGTTGATTTCATGGGCCACTCCGGCGGCGAGCTGACCGATGGATTCCAGTTTTTGGGCTTGCAGCAGTTGGGCTTCCAGCAGACGGCGCTCGGAAATGTCCTCTCCCAGCAGGACCACTCCGCCCAAGCCTCGCTCCAAAGTGGAGAAGACCGGATCGACATTGATAGTCAGATAGCCTTCGCGGCCTTCGCGGCCCTCCGGACGCGTGAACCGAACGTTTTCGAGGCGAACGCTGCCCATGGTCTCCCGACAGGAGCGAATCCCCTCCAAAATCCGTTCGGACTCCCAACTCAGGCCCAAATTCTCCAGCGCGCGGCCTTTGACGTGATCATAGGGCAGGCCAAACAGTTTCGTGGCGATGTGGTTCCAGCGGGAAATCCTTCCCCGTTCGTCGATGACCACCAACATGGACTGGATGGAGGCCAAAATCTGGTAAACTTCCATGTGCGAGCGGCGCACCTCCCGCTCGGCTTTTTTCATTTTGAACAAAGCCGCGATCCGGGCCAGGAATTCCCTGGTCTTCATCGGTTTGACCAGAAACTCGTCGGCCCCGATCTCCAACCCGTCGGCCTGGCTTTCCGAATCGACGTACTTGCCGGAAAAGAGAAAGACCGACGTTCCGGACAAGGAGGGATCGTTCTTGATCCGCCGACACACGTCCACGCCGTTGCCGTCGGGCAGGCCCACATCCAGCAGCACCAGGTCCGGTCGCAGTTCCCGTGCCAGGGCAAACCCCTCTGCGGCTGTTTTCGCCAGGCTCACCTCGTACCCTTGGGACGTGAGGATCTCCGCATAGAGTTCCAGCAGAATTTCTTCATCGTCAACGATCAAAATGGAATCCGTTTCGCTCATTTTCGCTGATCCTCCTTGACCACCATTGATCAGGTTGCGCCCTCGACTTCGGTCATCCCGAAGAGATCTCTGGCCATTTCTTCCCAAACGGGGATCCGGTCCGTCAGACCGCAGGAAGCCAGGTAGTCCGCGTCCAGCCCTTCGGGCTTTCCGGTAGGGCCTTCCGGTTGCAACTGGACGATCAACGCGTTGGCGGTGTGCAGGGCGGTCAAGGGGATGAATCCGCTCATGGCGCACAACCCGGGTCGATGGTGAAAGGCGATGGCCTCGACCACCGGATCGGCCATGCCCCACAGCCCGAGCAGATAGGCCCCGAGCCGGGCGTGATCCGTCCCCAGGGCGTCCTCCTCAACGGTGGTCAGAGGGATGTCCTTGTCCGCGGTCAGTTCCAGGACTTCATCGTACAGAGTGGGGCAGTTTACCGCGAAGAGGAGCTTGCCCACGTCGTGGAGAATCCCGGCCAGAAACGCGTCGTCCTGAACGTCCTTGGACGCCTTTTCCTCGACGCAAATCCGCTTGGCCAGGGTAGCCGTCAACAACCCGTGCCGCGACAGTCGGGCCAGGGAAAACCGAGGGCATTTCTTAGGGTCGAACTGGGAAAAAACCTGAACGTGGAGCACCAGGGCCTTGACCGTTTCCGTTCCCAGCAGATTCACGGCCTGAGCTGGGCTGGTCACCTTGGTGTACATTCCGAAAAAGGACGAATTGACCAGTTGGAGGATCTTGGCCGACATGCCCACGTCCGTGGAGATGATCTCGCCGATTTTTTTGAGGGAACACAGGGGAGAGGTCAGCTCTTCCTGAATGGCCATATACAGCTTTGGCAAACTGGGGATATGCTCCAGGCTGGAGGTTAGACAGGCCAGACCCTCGGCGGCCAGGTAGCGGCGCAAGGCCAGAAGCCGCTGGATCACGTCCACAAGCTTTTCAGCGTTGCAGGGCTTGGTCAGATACTGATGGGCTACCTTGGTGGAATCCATGATCATCCGCTCGTCCATGTGCCCGGACAAGGCCAACCTGGCGGCGTGCGGATAACGCTTCTTGACTTCGGTCAACAACCGGACCCCGTCCATGCCCGGCATGCGCATGTCCGAAACCACCACGTCCACGGGGGTCGTGGCCATCAGTTCCAAAGCCTCCGCGCCCCCGGGAGCGAAATGCAGCTCCCAGTCTCTGACCTGACTGCGTAACATCCGTCGCAACCCCTCCAAAACCTGGGGCTCGTCGTCCACGAACAAAATGCGCTTCTGCATGGCTGCTCCTTGAGGTCGCAGTATACTGTTCAACCACCCTTTCATTACTCAGCACCATGTTCTCGGCGGCGTGTCAATATGGTTTGCCCGGAATCGGACGCAAGGGCTTTTGAATCGTATAGGACAAGAGCGATATCGCCAGCCTTGCCTTAGCGTTCGCTCCATATTTCACTTGACCCGTCGGGCAAACGAGAGTATCCGCCAACCAAAGAAAGAGCGTGCATCGCGCCGCTCAGGCCATTCCTAGGGCCAACTCTCTGTATTTCTTTAAGGAGGTCTTTTTTTTATGGAAGGTGTTGTAAAGTGGTTCAGCAAGCAGAAAGGCTACGGTTTCATCACTCCGGATGGTCAGGAAGACGGCAAGGACGTCTTTGTTCATTTCTCGGCCATTGAGGGCGGCGGGTTCAAGACGCTGCGGGAGGGAGCCAGGGTTTCCTTCGAGATCGTCGACGGCGACAAGGGCCTGCAAGCCTCGAACGTCCAGGAACTCGACTAAATTAACGCAACATATAGCAAAAAAGGCCGCTTTGTCCAGCGGCCTTTTTTGTTGGTTCGACCATGTCTCGTCCCGATATCTCCGACTACTTGACGCCCCTGCAACGTCGACTGATCAGCGTGGCCCTGGTGGTCCTGGCGCTGAACCTGATCGGCGCGTTTTTTTTCGGCGTCTTCCTCCTGCTCCAAGGCCTGGTGGTCTACTTTTCCAACGTACTCTGGCCCCTGGCCGTGGCCGGCATCCTGGCCCTGCTGCTCAAGCCGCTGGTTCACTGGTTCCAGCGCATCCTGCATCTCGGACGGATCACGGCCATTCTCCTGCTCTACGGCATCGTCCTGCTGACCTTGGCTCTGCTGGGGGCCTTGATCCTGCCGGAAATTCTCTCCCAGGTCCGTTCGCTGATCGAACACCTTCCGGTCCTCGCCGAACAGCTCTCCCGCTTGATCGCCCGCCTGTTCCCGGACGCCGCGACCTGGGCCGAGGAATCACTGAACCCGGAAGTCCTCCGCGAACACCTGCAATCCTGGACCGAACACCTGCAAAAGATCATCCAGACCTCCCTGCCCGCCCTGAACACCCTGGGAGAATTCCTGAGCCGCACCTTCACCCTGGTGGCCGGAACGGCGATCATCCCGGTTTATCTGTTCTTCTTCCTGCTCACGGACAAGGACCCGTTGCGGGCCCTGGACGAACAACTGTCCTTCATCCCGCCCTGGCTGCGGGAGGACATCACGTTTCTGACCGGCGAGTTCGCCCGGATCATGGTCGCCTTTTTTCGGGGCCAGATACTGATCGGGCTGATCATGGGCGTGCTCATGGCCGCCGGTTTTACCCTGGCCGGCCTGAAATTTGGGACCCTGCTGGGCATTGTCATCGGCCTGCTGAACATCATTCCGTACCTGGGCAGCCTCCTGGGGCTGATCACGGTCCTGCCTTTGGCCTACCTGCAACAGGACGGCGGTTTTTTCCTCCTGGCCCTGGTGCTGGCGGTCTTCGTCGCGGTCCAGCTCCTGGAAAGCTACCTGCTCACCCCGCGGATCATGTCTCGAGGCACCGGGCTGCACCCGCTGGTGATCATCATCGCCATCTTTTTCTGGGGCAAGGCTCTTGGCGGCATCCTGGGCATGATCCTGGCCATCCCGCTGACCGCCTTTTTCGTGGTGGTCTGGCGACTGATACGCAAAAAATACCTCGCCGTCGCGACGGATCGGGACCGGTCGCCCCCTGAGGCCGAAACCTCGTCATGACCGAATCTCTTATCGAGCTGCTGCGCCACTACGGCATGTACGCCGCGCTGGTCAGCATCGGCCTAAACGTCCTGGCCACCATCAGCGGTGTCTTTCCCACGTTCTTCATCACCGCGGCAAACATCGTCCTGTTCGGCTTCTGGACGGGCGCCTTCGTCTCCTTTCTGGGCGAATCCCTGGGCGCGATCGCGGCCTTCCTGCTCTACCGGGCCGGGTTTCGGTCCCCGGCCCAGACGGCCCTGAACCGCTACCCCAGGGCCAAGGCCCTGATCAACGCCCAGGGCCGGGAAGCCTTTAAACTCATCTTCCTGCTCCGCCTGCTGCCCTTTGCCCCGGCCCTTGTCTCAACCCTGGGCGCGGCCGTGGGCAAAGTTTCTCTGCCGCTCTTCGCCGCGGCCTCCACCCTGGGCAAGATCCCGGCCCTGCTCATGGAAGCCTACGTCGTGCTTGAAGTCACCCGGTTCCAGACTGCCGGCAAAATCATCCTGGTTGTCTTGGCCGTATGGCTGGCCTATGATGTTTTCAAGCGGCCGCGAAAACGTCCGCGACCAGATCACTCGCTTTGACCATCTATCAGGAGATCCATATCTTGCTTTTTCTCCGTCCAATAATCTTTCTTTGTGCCCTGCTCCTTTTCACCGGTTGCACCGAACCCGAGCAAATATATGCGCCGGGACCGCGGCCGGTGAAGACCATGGTCGTGGAACCACCCCAGAGCCAAGTCGTGCGAAGCTTTTCCGGCATGGCCCGCGCCTCCCGGGACATGGCGCTCAGCTTTCGGGTCTCCGGAGTGCTTCAGGAACTCCCCGTCCAGATGGGCCAGCGGGTCCGCCCTGGAGAGCTGATCGCCCGATTGGACCCCACGGATTTTGAGCTGCAGGTCATGGAACTGGAGGCCCAGGCTGAGCATGCCAGGGCGACCTTCACCAGGGCCAAGGCGGATTACGAGCGGTTCCAGGCGTTGTATGACGCGGACAGCGTCAGCAAGAGCGAGCTGGACCAGGCCCGGGCCGGATTCGAGACGTCCCAGGCCCAACTGGCCGCGGTGGGCAAAAGCCTGGAACTGGTCCGCCAGCAGCTCTCCTACACCAGACTGACCGCGCCCATGGCCGGAACCCTCTCCGAAGTGCCGGTGGAAAATTTTCAGACCGTTTCCTCGGGACACCCCATCGCCATACTCAGCACCAACGACGATCTGGAATTCGAGGTCGGCCTGCCGGATCAGCTTATCCACCAGGTTCAACTGGGCGACCCGGCCCAGGTGATCTTTGACGTGCTTCCAGACCGGCCCTTCGCCGCCACGGTCAGCGAGGTCGGAATCACCCCCGGACCGGTGAGCACCTTTCCGGTCAAGCTGCGCCTGGCCGAGCCCGCGTCGCAAGTTCGTCCCGGCATGATCGGCATGGCCCGGTTCACCTTTTCCCACGCAAACTCCCGGCCTTTCACCGTGGTTCCCGTGGAAGCGGTCTTCGGCCTGCCTTCCGGGGAACAGGCCGTCTGGCTGGTGAATACCGAAACCGGCACTGATTCCGGCACCAATTCCGGCACCGTCCACCGCCAGCACGTCATCGCGGGCCGCCTGCTCCCGGGCGGATTGCAAATCCTGGACGGCCTGCTTGGCGGCGAAACCGTCGTCATCCGCGGCGTCCACCGCCTGGAACAAGGCCAAAAAGTCCGCCTCCCCCAAAACGCCTCCTGAATTCTGACCTCTGTCCCTTGACCTCCTCATGAACATCGCCTCCTGGTGCATCCAGAACAACCGGACTTCCCTCGTCGTCTTCCTCCTGTTGGCTTTTCTCGGGTTCTCCACCTATCTGAACATCCCCCGCCTGGAAGACCCTGAATTCACCGTGCGCGTCGCCCTGGTGATCACCCCCTTTCCCGGCGCTTCCCCCCAGCGTGTGGAGGAATTGGTCACGGACAAGCTGGAGGAGCGCATCCGGGAAATCGCGGAGGTGGACTACATTACCTCCCAGTCCATGTCCGGCCTGTCCATCATTGAGGTGAACATCCAGCAGCGGTTCAAGGATCTGGGTCCGATCTGGCAGAACCTGCGCAACAAGGTGGCCGACGCGGCCCCGGACCTGCCCGACGGCGTCCTGCCCTCCATGGTTGACGACGAGTTCGGCGACGTGTTCGGCATTCTCATCGCCCTGACCGGGGACGGCTACACCTACCGGGAGATGAAGGACACCGCGGACCAGGTCCGGGACCAGCTCCTGCGCTTGGAGGACGTGGGCAAGGTGTCCCTGCATGGCGTCCAGGAAGAACGCATTTATGTGGATTTTTCCAATGCCCGGCTGGCCGAGTTCGGATTCAGCCCGGCCCATGTGGTCCACCTGCTTCAGACCCAGAACGCCATCCAACCTAGCGGCGTGGCCCTGGCCGGCGCCGAGCGGATCGTCATCGAGCCCTCCGGCGAATTCACTTCCCTGGACGATCTGGCCAATGCCACCTTCCGCCTGCCGGGCCGGACCGACGCCATCGCCCTGCGGGACTTCGCCGCCATCTCCCGGGACTACGTGGACCCGCCCGACCCCATGGCCCGGTTCAACGGGCAGCGCACACTGATCCTGGCCGTGAGCATGGCCCAGGGCGGCAAGATCACGGACCTGGGCGACCGGGTCCAGGAACGGCTGACCGAGCTGCGGGCCAACCTGCCCATGGGCCTGGAACTGGACATCCTGCTTTTCCAGCCGGACTTCGTGCGCACGGCCATCGACGACTTCATGGTCAACCTGTTTCTGGCCTTCGTCTTCGTGGTCGCGGCCATGTTCGTGTTCACGGGCTTGCGCACCGGCATCGTAGCCGGGCTGATCATCCCCATGTCCATCTTGACCTGCATCGCCCTGATGCCCCTGTTCGGCGTGGACCTGCAGCGGGTCTCCATCGCCTCGTTCATCATCGCCCTGGGCCTGCTGGTGGCCAACGGCGTGGTGGTCAGCGAGAACATCCTGGTCCGCCTGAACCGGGGCGAGGACCGCCGGGATGCGGCCGTGCGATCGGTGCGCGAGCTCTGGTTTCCCCTGCTGACCTCCTCCCTGACCACGATCTTCGCCTTCATGCCCATTCCCATGGCCAAGTCCGAGACCGGGGAATACACCATGTCCCTGTTCATCGTGGTCAGCCTGACCCTGCTCTTGTCCTGGATCTACTCCCTGACCATGGTTCCCCTGCTCAGTTACTACTTCCAGAAGCCGCGCCAAAGAGAGCGCCTGGGGGAAGGGCAAAACGGACGCGAACCCTTTTCCGGCTTCTGGTACCGGGGATTTCGGGCTCTGCTGCTGTTCTGCCTGCGCCGCCGCGCGCTTTTTCTGGCCTTCGCCCTGCTGCTGACCATTGGCGGGACCGCGGCCTTCCGCCAGGTGCCGACCATCTTCTTCCCGCCCAATGACCGGGAAATGTTCACCATCGACTTCTGGCAGCCCTTTGGCACGGATATCCGCTCCACCGCGGATCGGCTGGCCGAACTGGAAGCCCACCTGCTCGATCAACCCGGCGTGGATTCCCTGGGCGCGTTCATCGGTTCCGGCGGACCGCGCTGGTACCTCTCCCTGAATCCGGAGCAGACCAATCCCAACTACGCCTTCGTCATCGTGAACACCAAAAGCCTGGAGGACGTCGCCCCGCTGATCCGGTCCACCCGGGGCTATCTGGACGACCACTTCCCTGACGCCCGGCATACGGTGAGCCGCCTGGAACTCGGCCCGCCCGTGGGCGCGCCGATCCAGATCCGCGTCTCCGGTCCGGAAATCGACGCCCTGTACCGGCTGCGGGACAATATCGTCCTGGCCATCGCCCCGATTGAGGGCATCACCTCCATCTACGACGACTGGGGCGAATGGACCAAGAAACTGGTCGTGGACGTGAACCAGGAACAGGCCAAGCGCACCGGACTAAGCACCCGGGACATCGCCCTGTCCCTGCAAACCCAGATTTCCGGTCTCACGGCCACCCAGTACAGGGAAGGCGACAACCTGGTGCCGATAGTGCTCCGGGCTCAGGAAAGCTTTCGGGAAGATCTGGGCAACATCGAAGGGCTCAACGTCTATGGGTTTAGCGCCGACAATGCCCAGGTCCGCGGCGTGCCCTTGCTCCAGTTGGCCGACACCCGGCTGGTCTGGCAGCCCAGCGACATTCGCCGCCGGGACCAGACCCGGACTATGACCGTAAAGGTGGAAATCTCCGGGCGCTACGCCGCGGACGTCCTGACCGAGGTCCAGGCCGAGGTGGACCGGATCGCCCAGGGGCCCGAATGGCCGGATCACTATTTCGTGGAGTACGGGGGAGAGGTGGAGGAAAGCACCGAGGCCAACGCATCGGTTATGGCCGGGGTGCCCCTGGCCATGGGCCTGCTGGCCCTGGTGCTCATCGTACAGTTCAATTCCATCCGCCGCTTCCTGATCATCATGCTGACCATCCCGCCGATGATGGTCGGGATCAGCGCCGGACTGCTGCTGACCCGGGAGCCCTTCGGGTTCATGGCCATGCTGGGCATGATCAGTCTGGTGGGGATCATCGTGAACAACGCCATCCTGATCCTGGACCGGATGGAGATCGAACGGGCCGAAGGCAAACAGCCGCAAGAACTTGTGGTGGATGCCGTCCTGGAACGGCTGCGGGCCATCTTCCTGACCGCGGCCACCACGATCATGGGCCTGGTTCCCCTGGCCGTGCTCGGCGGCGACATGTGGCGGCCCATGGCCAATGTCCTGATCTTCGGCCTGGCCTTCTCCTCCCTGTTCACCCTGGTCCTCTGCCCGGTGCTCTACGCCGCGTTCTTCAGGGTGCGGTTCGCGAAGTCGTGAGCCTGGGGCGGCAAAGCCGTCCGGAATCGAATATGAATCTCGTCAGTTGTGGCAGGAAAACGAGGAAGAAAAACAAAGGAAAAAATGCGGAAAGGTTCTTTCTGAATGAAATGGCTCAGCGCGTTGGGCATCAATTTTATTGTACCAGCTTTGAAACCTGACGGCTCGAAAGGCAACGGTCTAAAACGAACAAAAAAGCCGTTCAAGCTAGATTTTACCAGCTTAAACGGCTTTCAGGAACTATGTCGAACAATGCGTTGGCGGAGAGGGAGGGATTCGAACCCTCGATAGAAGTTTTAGCCCCTATACTCGCTTAGCAGGCGAGCGCCTTCGACCGCCTCGGCCACCTCTCCCCAAAGCGACGACTTTTACCTCAATCTCCGGCTCGGGTCAAGCTTTTCGTCGCCCCTGTATTATCACCCCAACGTCCTCACATCTGTAGAGTTCCTCGATCCACCCCCCGCCCGCTCTCCCAGCATTTTTAAAGAAGCGCTCTTGAAAAGATGCTCCAGAAAGCCCGCCTTTGACAGAATCACGCCCCCCGGATACATTCCACGACCGGTTTTTTCTGGACATCTTACCTTAACGGCAGGCCCTTCATGGAACAATTTCCTCGCGTACACAGACTGCCCCCTTATGTTTTCGCCGTGGTCAACGAACTCAAGGCCCGGATGCGTCATCAAGGGGAGGACATCATTGATCTCGGCATGGGCAATCCGGACCTGGCCACGCCCAAACACATCGTGGACAAGCTCTGCGAGGCCGCGCACAAGGCCACGAACCATCGCTACTCCGCCTCCAAGGGCATTCCCAAGCTGCGCCTGGCCATCTGCGACTGGTACTGGCGACGGTTCGGGGTTGAGCTGAACCCGGACCAGGAGTCCGTGGTCACTCTGGGCGCCAAGGAAGGCCTAGCCCACTTGGCCATGGTCATGCTCAGCCCCGGTGACGTGGTTTTTGCCCAGGACCCGACGTATCCCATCCATCCTTATTCGGCGATCATCGCCGGCGCGGATGTCCGGCGCATCCCCATCGGCCGAGACCGAGACTTTTTCGAGGACCTGATAGTGGCCA harbors:
- a CDS encoding cold-shock protein — its product is MEGVVKWFSKQKGYGFITPDGQEDGKDVFVHFSAIEGGGFKTLREGARVSFEIVDGDKGLQASNVQELD
- a CDS encoding AI-2E family transporter, with amino-acid sequence MSRPDISDYLTPLQRRLISVALVVLALNLIGAFFFGVFLLLQGLVVYFSNVLWPLAVAGILALLLKPLVHWFQRILHLGRITAILLLYGIVLLTLALLGALILPEILSQVRSLIEHLPVLAEQLSRLIARLFPDAATWAEESLNPEVLREHLQSWTEHLQKIIQTSLPALNTLGEFLSRTFTLVAGTAIIPVYLFFFLLTDKDPLRALDEQLSFIPPWLREDITFLTGEFARIMVAFFRGQILIGLIMGVLMAAGFTLAGLKFGTLLGIVIGLLNIIPYLGSLLGLITVLPLAYLQQDGGFFLLALVLAVFVAVQLLESYLLTPRIMSRGTGLHPLVIIIAIFFWGKALGGILGMILAIPLTAFFVVVWRLIRKKYLAVATDRDRSPPEAETSS
- a CDS encoding LeuA family protein codes for the protein MLIDSTLREGAQMFGVYFSDALRRDILSGLIQAGIDEVEIGWAGQDGLTDLLRHGRKEDPSERARLTVWSPLRLLDLDRLAAMGVQRIHFGVPVSDAHIEHRLGTDRDGLLLRLQNILRRASELGMAFVGIGLEDVSRANKDFALRVVRVVEECGGGRIRLSDTVGLLTPLETAELVRWFTDRTELAVGFHGHDDFGMATANAITALASGAESVDVSVLGIGERAGIAALEEVAGHLNLRRGAGYDLKQCIRLARMVAEAAQVPLARNKALVGEDLFACETGLHLQGLSKDQSLFEPYAPEKIGASRKQGLGDKIGKSAVRHAAHLEGFTLPDDKINNLIRRIRLLSRKLARPLREAEFHVLVSGSAEDHHPLTWTRSFLNRS
- a CDS encoding ATP-binding protein — its product is MSETDSILIVDDEEILLELYAEILTSQGYEVSLAKTAAEGFALARELRPDLVLLDVGLPDGNGVDVCRRIKNDPSLSGTSVFLFSGKYVDSESQADGLEIGADEFLVKPMKTREFLARIAALFKMKKAEREVRRSHMEVYQILASIQSMLVVIDERGRISRWNHIATKLFGLPYDHVKGRALENLGLSWESERILEGIRSCRETMGSVRLENVRFTRPEGREGREGYLTINVDPVFSTLERGLGGVVLLGEDISERRLLEAQLLQAQKLESIGQLAAGVAHEINTPIQFISDNVLFLKNAFQDLRDVIQDCHAMLRDAEAVAPSPARIAELLGRYEKNEVAYLLEEIPQAIDQSLDGLERVAHIVRSMKSFAHPGEKTMVLADINKALKDTATVSRNEWKYVAEMHMDLDPELPMISCYPSELNQAFLNIITNAAQAIAEAYGESAQEKGLIAVSTRRDGEWMEIRFTDNGPGIPDEIKPRLFDPFFTTKEVGKGTGQGLVIARNAVVKRHGGTIAADSEVGRGTTFIIRLPMASAVEEHDQGASA
- a CDS encoding response regulator translates to MQKRILFVDDEPQVLEGLRRMLRSQVRDWELHFAPGGAEALELMATTPVDVVVSDMRMPGMDGVRLLTEVKKRYPHAARLALSGHMDERMIMDSTKVAHQYLTKPCNAEKLVDVIQRLLALRRYLAAEGLACLTSSLEHIPSLPKLYMAIQEELTSPLCSLKKIGEIISTDVGMSAKILQLVNSSFFGMYTKVTSPAQAVNLLGTETVKALVLHVQVFSQFDPKKCPRFSLARLSRHGLLTATLAKRICVEEKASKDVQDDAFLAGILHDVGKLLFAVNCPTLYDEVLELTADKDIPLTTVEEDALGTDHARLGAYLLGLWGMADPVVEAIAFHHRPGLCAMSGFIPLTALHTANALIVQLQPEGPTGKPEGLDADYLASCGLTDRIPVWEEMARDLFGMTEVEGAT
- a CDS encoding HD domain-containing phosphohydrolase; amino-acid sequence: MSDTCTMREKILFVDDDQNILDAFRRNFRKDYALETATSAREAAGVIARKGPFAVVVSDMRMPGVDGVQFLARLKEISPDTVRIMLTGYADVQSSIAAVNEGSVFRFLTKPCSAQHMKRVLEDALRQYRLVTAEKQLLEQTLSGSIKVLTELLALVNPDAFGRSNRIHRLVRQIALYQGVTKTWEMENAALLSQIGCMLLPSMAIQRIIQGQTLDGEMQQVYDMHPAIAADLLSHIPRLENVREIILYQEKHYDGEGAPIGGKTGSDIPLGGRILKILVDFDQLENSGKSAEKALNILRGREGWYDPQVLDALEKVLSRKTVYELREVRVDQLESGMLLAEDVQSQKGMLLVAQGQEVTPVLITRLRTYAGISGVHEPIKVLVPPMEERDKQEQEQC
- a CDS encoding nitroreductase family protein — translated: MDVFETMHTRRSIRKFDPDKPICEADLEKMLAAAMTAPSAGNAQPWHFVVVTDPGLKDVLSRIHPYVGMLRQAPVGVVVCAELGLEKYPGYWVQDLAAAVQNLLLAARGLGLGSVWTGVAPIQERMDAVRRILGLPSGVEPHAIVPLGWPAQEFTHQDRFRKDRVHVNGW